The Mustela lutreola isolate mMusLut2 chromosome 3, mMusLut2.pri, whole genome shotgun sequence genome includes a region encoding these proteins:
- the PDCD1 gene encoding programmed cell death protein 1 isoform X1 has product MGTPRAPWPLVWAVLQLGWWPGRLLDSPDRPWSPLTFSPAQLTVHEGDNATFTCSLSSVPKSFVLNWYRMSPRNQTDKLVAFQEDHVQPGPDRRFHITRLPSGRDFHLSIAAARPNDSGTYLCGAIYLPPNTQINESPRAELTVKERILEPPTESPSPPPRLPGQLQGLVIGITGVLVGVLLLLLLTWVLATAFPRATRGTCACGSEDEPLKEGPCAAPVFTVDYGELDFQWREKTPEPPAPCIPEQTEYATIVFPSMPGSPGRRASANSPQGPQPLSPEHGPCPWPL; this is encoded by the exons ATTCCCCCGACAGGCCCTGGAGCCCCCTCACCTTCTCCCCGGCACAGCTCACTGTGCACGAGGGGGACAACGCCACCTTCACCTGCAGCCTCTCCAGCGTCCCCAAGAGCTTTGTGCTCAACTGGTACCGTATGAGCCCCCGCAACCAGACAGACAAGCTGGTCGCCTTCCAGGAGGACCACGTCCAGCCCGGCCCGGACAGACGCTTCCACATCACGCGGCTGCCCAGCGGCCGGGATTTCCACCTGAGCATCGCAGCTGCCAGGCCTAATGACAGCGGCACCTACCTGTGCGGGGCCATCTACCTGCCCCCCAACACGCAGATCAACGAGAGCCCCCGTGCGGAGCTCACCGTGAAGG AGAGAATCCTGGAGCCCCCCACGGAGAGCCCCAGTCCCCCACCCAGACTCCCTGGCCAGTTACAGGGGTTGGTCATTGGCATCACAGGTGTGCTGGTGGGGGTCCTACTCCTGCTGCTGCTGACCTGGGTCCTGGCCACTGCCTTCCCCAGGGCCACTCGAG GTACCTGTGCCTGTGGGAGCGAGGACGAGCCCCTG AAGGAGGGCCCCTGTGCAGCGCCTGTGTTCACCGTAGACTATGGGGAGCTGGACTTCCAGTGGCGAGAGAAGACGCCGGAGCCCCCCGCTCCCTGCATCCCTGAACAGACGGAGTATGCCACAATTGTCTTCCCCAGCATGCCGGGATCCCCGGGCCGCAGGGCCTCAGCCAATAGCCCTCAGGGACCCCAGCCTCTGAGCCCCGAACACGGACCCTGCCCCTGGCCCCTCTGA
- the PDCD1 gene encoding programmed cell death protein 1 isoform X2 produces MGTPRAPWPLVWAVLQLGWWPGRLLDSPDRPWSPLTFSPAQLTVHEGDNATFTCSLSSVPKSFVLNWYRMSPRNQTDKLVAFQEDHVQPGPDRRFHITRLPSGRDFHLSIAAARPNDSGTYLCGAIYLPPNTQINESPRAELTVKERILEPPTESPSPPPRLPGQLQGLVIGITGVLVGVLLLLLLTWVLATAFPRATRGTCACGSEDEPLEGPCAAPVFTVDYGELDFQWREKTPEPPAPCIPEQTEYATIVFPSMPGSPGRRASANSPQGPQPLSPEHGPCPWPL; encoded by the exons ATTCCCCCGACAGGCCCTGGAGCCCCCTCACCTTCTCCCCGGCACAGCTCACTGTGCACGAGGGGGACAACGCCACCTTCACCTGCAGCCTCTCCAGCGTCCCCAAGAGCTTTGTGCTCAACTGGTACCGTATGAGCCCCCGCAACCAGACAGACAAGCTGGTCGCCTTCCAGGAGGACCACGTCCAGCCCGGCCCGGACAGACGCTTCCACATCACGCGGCTGCCCAGCGGCCGGGATTTCCACCTGAGCATCGCAGCTGCCAGGCCTAATGACAGCGGCACCTACCTGTGCGGGGCCATCTACCTGCCCCCCAACACGCAGATCAACGAGAGCCCCCGTGCGGAGCTCACCGTGAAGG AGAGAATCCTGGAGCCCCCCACGGAGAGCCCCAGTCCCCCACCCAGACTCCCTGGCCAGTTACAGGGGTTGGTCATTGGCATCACAGGTGTGCTGGTGGGGGTCCTACTCCTGCTGCTGCTGACCTGGGTCCTGGCCACTGCCTTCCCCAGGGCCACTCGAG GTACCTGTGCCTGTGGGAGCGAGGACGAGCCCCTG GAGGGCCCCTGTGCAGCGCCTGTGTTCACCGTAGACTATGGGGAGCTGGACTTCCAGTGGCGAGAGAAGACGCCGGAGCCCCCCGCTCCCTGCATCCCTGAACAGACGGAGTATGCCACAATTGTCTTCCCCAGCATGCCGGGATCCCCGGGCCGCAGGGCCTCAGCCAATAGCCCTCAGGGACCCCAGCCTCTGAGCCCCGAACACGGACCCTGCCCCTGGCCCCTCTGA
- the NEU4 gene encoding sialidase-4, whose product MGAPHVPERTVLFQRERSGLTYRVPALLSVPPVPTLLAFAEQRLSPDDAHAHRLVQRSGTLAGSSVRWGAVRVLATAALEEHRSMNPCPVHDAHTATIFLFFIAVRGRTPEATQIATGRNAARLCCVTSRDAGRSWGAARDLTEEAVGGAEQDWATFAVGPGHGIQLRSGRLLVPAYTYRVDRRECFGRICRTSPHAFTFYSDDHGRTWHRGDLVPNLRSGECQLAALDGGQAGGLLYCNARSPLGSRVQAFSTDEGASFLPGELVPALAETSWGCQGSILGFPGPLHSLRVERWSADARNHPQSPCLCPRVRQPSEEGITDTQGDQGLSGMEGCRSSPQEPGLGPGLSGTRGPWAPRLPWLPATLSQSPTWLLYSHPVGRRARLHMGIHLSRSPLDPHSWTEPWVIYEGPSGYSDLASIGPTLKGALTFACLYESGARVSYEEISFCMFSLAEVLQNVPAGPKPRSLGGKPQERCRPS is encoded by the exons ATGGGGGCCCCACATGTCCCCGAGCGGACTGTGCTCTTCCAGCGCGAGAGGAGTGGCCTGACGTACCGTGTGCCCGCGCTGCTGTCTGTGCCCCCTGTGCCCACCCTACTGGCCTTTGCAGAGCAGCGGCTCAGCCCTGATGATGCCCATGCCCACCGCCTGGTGCAAAGGAGCGGCACGCTGGCCGGGAGCTCCGTGAGG TGGGGTGCCGTGCGCGTGCTGGCGACGGCGGCCTTGGAGGAGCACCGGTCCATGAACCCCTGCCCCGTGCATGATGCCCACACGGCTaccatcttcctcttcttcatcGCGGTGCGGGGCCGCACGCCCGAGGCTACGCAGATCGCCACCGGCAGGAATGCCGCTCGCCTCTGCTGCGTGACCAGCCGGGACGCGGGGCGCAGCTGGGGCGCGGCCAGGGACCTCACGGAGGAGGCGGTGGGCGGCGCAGAGCAGG ACTGGGCCACATTTGCCGTCGGCCCTGGCCACGGCATCCAGCTGCGTTCCGGCCGCCTCCTGGTGCCGGCCTACACCTACCGCGTGGACCGGAGGGAATGCTTCGGCAGGATCTGCAGGACCAGCCCCCATGCCTTCACCTTCTACAGTGACGACCACGGTCGCACCTGGCATCGTGGAGACCTTGTGCCCAACCTTCGCTCGGGCGAGTGCCAGCTGGCTGCACTGGACGGTGGGCAGGCTGGTGGCCTCCTCTACTGCAACGCCCGGAGTCCCCTGGGCAGCCGCGTGCAGGCATTCAGTACAGATGAGGGTGCTTCCTTCCTGCCCGGGGAGCTCGTGCCGGCACTGGCTGAGACCTCCTGGGGCTGCCAAGGCAGCATCCTGGGCTTCCCTGGCCCGCTCCACTCTCTAAGGGTTGAGAGATGGTCGGCAGATGCCAGGAACCACCCCCAGTCCCCATGCCTCTGTCCCAGAGTCCGGCAACCCTCAGAGGAGGGTATTACAGACACCCAAGGGGACCAAGGGCTCAGCGGGATGGAGGGATGTAGGTCCAGCCCTCaggagcctggcctggggcctgggctcAGTGGGACCAGGGGCCCCTGGGCCCCAAGACTCCCTTGGCTCCCTGCTACCCTGTCTCAGAGCCCCACCTGGCTCCTGTATTCCCACCCGGTGGGACGCAGGGCTCGGCTGCACATGGGAATCCATTTGAGCCGGTCCCCCCTGGACCCCCACAGCTGGACGGAGCCCTGGGTGATCTACGAGGGCCCCAGTGGCTACTCTGACCTGGCCTCCATCGGTCCCACCCTCAAGGGAGCCCTGACCTTTGCTTGTCTGTATGAGAGTGGGGCCAGGGTCTCCTACGAGGAGATCTCCTTCTGCATGTTCTCCCTCGCTGAGGTCCTGCAGAATGTGCCGGCGGGCCCCAAACCTCGCAGCCTCGGGGGTAAGCCTCAGGAGCGCTGCCGGCCTTCCTGA
- the GAL3ST2 gene encoding galactose-3-O-sulfotransferase 2 isoform X2, whose amino-acid sequence MPPLPRDTHRCFQAVLLLALTMLLLAGILHMDVGLFIPLLRSQAEGPPIVNVMFLKTHKTASSTVLNILFRFAETHNLSVALPAGSSFHLGYPWLFLARYVEGSEPQGPQQRFNIMGNHLRFNLPEVQKVMPNDTFYFSIIRNPVFQLESAFTYYKDSVPAFRNAESLDAFLASPWTYYNQSVGLPNAFARNNMWFDLGFDNNARAEDEGYVRARLADVERQFQLVLIAEHFDESMVLLRRALRWRLDDVVTFPLNSRSVRSVAPLTAVGRERAQRWCALDWQLYQHFNRSFWVRAHAELGPRLLRAEVARLRARRRELRERCLQDGTAKNQSQIADPQLRPFQSGQADILGYNLRQGLDEQTQRMCERMVTPELQYMARLYALQFPEKQPKRLAFLE is encoded by the exons GTGTTTCCAGGCTGTCCTTCTCCTGGCCCTAACCATGCTCCTGCTGGCTGGCATCCTGCACATGGACGTGGGGCTATTCATACC CCTGCTCAGGAGCCAGGCCGAGGGGCCGCCCATTGTCAATGTCATGTTCCTCAAGACGCACAAGACGGCCAGCAGCACTGTGCTCAACATCCTCTTCCGCTTCGCTGAGACGCACAACTTGTCCGTGGCCCTGCCCGCAGGCTCCAGCTTCCACCTGGGCTACCCCTGGCTCTTCCTGGCACGCTACGTGGAGGGCTCAGAGCCCCAAGGCCCGCAGCAGCGTTTCAACATCATGGGCAACCACCTGAGGTTCAACCTGCCTGAG GTGCAGAAAGTCATGCCCAACGACACTTTCTACTTTTCCATCATCAGAAACCCCGTCTTCCAGCTGGAGTCCGCCTTCACGTACTACAAAGACTCCGTTCCTGCGTTCAGGAATGCGGAGAGCCTGGATGCCTTCCTGGCCTCCCCGTGGACCTACTACAACCAGAGTGTGGGCCTGCCCAACGCCTTTGCCAGGAATAACATGTGGTTCGACCTGGGCTTCGACAACAATGCGCGTGCCGAAGACGAGGGCTACGTGCGTGCGCGCCTGGCCGACGTGGAACGGCAATTCCAGCTGGTGCTCATCGCCGAGCACTTCGACGAGTCTATGGTGCTGCTGCGGCGCGCGCTGCGCTGGCGGCTGGACGACGTGGTGACCTTCCCGCTCAACTCGCGGAGCGTGCGCAGCGTGGCCCCCCTGACGGCCGTAGGCAGGGAGCGCGCGCAGCGCTGGTGCGCCCTGGACTGGCAGCTCTACCAGCACTTCAACCGCAGCTTCTGGGTTCGCGCACACGCCGAGCTGGGCCCGCGGCTGCTGCGCGCCGAAGTGGCACGGCTGCGGGCGCGGCGGCGGGAGCTCAGGGAGCGGTGTCTGCAGGATGGCACCGCCAAGAACCAGTCGCAGATCGCCGACCCCCAGCTGCGCCCCTTCCAGTCGGGCCAGGCCGACATCCTGGGCTACAACCTCAGGCAGGGCCTGGATGAACAGACACAGCGGATGTGTGAGAGGATGGTCACTCCCGAGCTTCAGTATATGGCCCGCTTGTACGCCCTGCAGTTCCCGGAAAAGCAACCCAAACGCCTCGCCTTCCTGGAGTAG
- the GAL3ST2 gene encoding galactose-3-O-sulfotransferase 2 isoform X3 gives MTSTHRCFQAVLLLALTMLLLAGILHMDVGLFIPLLRSQAEGPPIVNVMFLKTHKTASSTVLNILFRFAETHNLSVALPAGSSFHLGYPWLFLARYVEGSEPQGPQQRFNIMGNHLRFNLPEVQKVMPNDTFYFSIIRNPVFQLESAFTYYKDSVPAFRNAESLDAFLASPWTYYNQSVGLPNAFARNNMWFDLGFDNNARAEDEGYVRARLADVERQFQLVLIAEHFDESMVLLRRALRWRLDDVVTFPLNSRSVRSVAPLTAVGRERAQRWCALDWQLYQHFNRSFWVRAHAELGPRLLRAEVARLRARRRELRERCLQDGTAKNQSQIADPQLRPFQSGQADILGYNLRQGLDEQTQRMCERMVTPELQYMARLYALQFPEKQPKRLAFLE, from the exons GTGTTTCCAGGCTGTCCTTCTCCTGGCCCTAACCATGCTCCTGCTGGCTGGCATCCTGCACATGGACGTGGGGCTATTCATACC CCTGCTCAGGAGCCAGGCCGAGGGGCCGCCCATTGTCAATGTCATGTTCCTCAAGACGCACAAGACGGCCAGCAGCACTGTGCTCAACATCCTCTTCCGCTTCGCTGAGACGCACAACTTGTCCGTGGCCCTGCCCGCAGGCTCCAGCTTCCACCTGGGCTACCCCTGGCTCTTCCTGGCACGCTACGTGGAGGGCTCAGAGCCCCAAGGCCCGCAGCAGCGTTTCAACATCATGGGCAACCACCTGAGGTTCAACCTGCCTGAG GTGCAGAAAGTCATGCCCAACGACACTTTCTACTTTTCCATCATCAGAAACCCCGTCTTCCAGCTGGAGTCCGCCTTCACGTACTACAAAGACTCCGTTCCTGCGTTCAGGAATGCGGAGAGCCTGGATGCCTTCCTGGCCTCCCCGTGGACCTACTACAACCAGAGTGTGGGCCTGCCCAACGCCTTTGCCAGGAATAACATGTGGTTCGACCTGGGCTTCGACAACAATGCGCGTGCCGAAGACGAGGGCTACGTGCGTGCGCGCCTGGCCGACGTGGAACGGCAATTCCAGCTGGTGCTCATCGCCGAGCACTTCGACGAGTCTATGGTGCTGCTGCGGCGCGCGCTGCGCTGGCGGCTGGACGACGTGGTGACCTTCCCGCTCAACTCGCGGAGCGTGCGCAGCGTGGCCCCCCTGACGGCCGTAGGCAGGGAGCGCGCGCAGCGCTGGTGCGCCCTGGACTGGCAGCTCTACCAGCACTTCAACCGCAGCTTCTGGGTTCGCGCACACGCCGAGCTGGGCCCGCGGCTGCTGCGCGCCGAAGTGGCACGGCTGCGGGCGCGGCGGCGGGAGCTCAGGGAGCGGTGTCTGCAGGATGGCACCGCCAAGAACCAGTCGCAGATCGCCGACCCCCAGCTGCGCCCCTTCCAGTCGGGCCAGGCCGACATCCTGGGCTACAACCTCAGGCAGGGCCTGGATGAACAGACACAGCGGATGTGTGAGAGGATGGTCACTCCCGAGCTTCAGTATATGGCCCGCTTGTACGCCCTGCAGTTCCCGGAAAAGCAACCCAAACGCCTCGCCTTCCTGGAGTAG
- the GAL3ST2 gene encoding galactose-3-O-sulfotransferase 2 isoform X1 encodes MCSGSLWRRGDSQAGCRAPRCFQAVLLLALTMLLLAGILHMDVGLFIPLLRSQAEGPPIVNVMFLKTHKTASSTVLNILFRFAETHNLSVALPAGSSFHLGYPWLFLARYVEGSEPQGPQQRFNIMGNHLRFNLPEVQKVMPNDTFYFSIIRNPVFQLESAFTYYKDSVPAFRNAESLDAFLASPWTYYNQSVGLPNAFARNNMWFDLGFDNNARAEDEGYVRARLADVERQFQLVLIAEHFDESMVLLRRALRWRLDDVVTFPLNSRSVRSVAPLTAVGRERAQRWCALDWQLYQHFNRSFWVRAHAELGPRLLRAEVARLRARRRELRERCLQDGTAKNQSQIADPQLRPFQSGQADILGYNLRQGLDEQTQRMCERMVTPELQYMARLYALQFPEKQPKRLAFLE; translated from the exons ATGTGCTCCGGGAGCCTATGGAGACGTGGAGACAGCCAGGCCGGGTGCAGAGCTCCCAG GTGTTTCCAGGCTGTCCTTCTCCTGGCCCTAACCATGCTCCTGCTGGCTGGCATCCTGCACATGGACGTGGGGCTATTCATACC CCTGCTCAGGAGCCAGGCCGAGGGGCCGCCCATTGTCAATGTCATGTTCCTCAAGACGCACAAGACGGCCAGCAGCACTGTGCTCAACATCCTCTTCCGCTTCGCTGAGACGCACAACTTGTCCGTGGCCCTGCCCGCAGGCTCCAGCTTCCACCTGGGCTACCCCTGGCTCTTCCTGGCACGCTACGTGGAGGGCTCAGAGCCCCAAGGCCCGCAGCAGCGTTTCAACATCATGGGCAACCACCTGAGGTTCAACCTGCCTGAG GTGCAGAAAGTCATGCCCAACGACACTTTCTACTTTTCCATCATCAGAAACCCCGTCTTCCAGCTGGAGTCCGCCTTCACGTACTACAAAGACTCCGTTCCTGCGTTCAGGAATGCGGAGAGCCTGGATGCCTTCCTGGCCTCCCCGTGGACCTACTACAACCAGAGTGTGGGCCTGCCCAACGCCTTTGCCAGGAATAACATGTGGTTCGACCTGGGCTTCGACAACAATGCGCGTGCCGAAGACGAGGGCTACGTGCGTGCGCGCCTGGCCGACGTGGAACGGCAATTCCAGCTGGTGCTCATCGCCGAGCACTTCGACGAGTCTATGGTGCTGCTGCGGCGCGCGCTGCGCTGGCGGCTGGACGACGTGGTGACCTTCCCGCTCAACTCGCGGAGCGTGCGCAGCGTGGCCCCCCTGACGGCCGTAGGCAGGGAGCGCGCGCAGCGCTGGTGCGCCCTGGACTGGCAGCTCTACCAGCACTTCAACCGCAGCTTCTGGGTTCGCGCACACGCCGAGCTGGGCCCGCGGCTGCTGCGCGCCGAAGTGGCACGGCTGCGGGCGCGGCGGCGGGAGCTCAGGGAGCGGTGTCTGCAGGATGGCACCGCCAAGAACCAGTCGCAGATCGCCGACCCCCAGCTGCGCCCCTTCCAGTCGGGCCAGGCCGACATCCTGGGCTACAACCTCAGGCAGGGCCTGGATGAACAGACACAGCGGATGTGTGAGAGGATGGTCACTCCCGAGCTTCAGTATATGGCCCGCTTGTACGCCCTGCAGTTCCCGGAAAAGCAACCCAAACGCCTCGCCTTCCTGGAGTAG